Below is a genomic region from Acidimicrobiales bacterium.
TCCCGAGGTGTACGTGTACGCAGCCAGGATGGCGAAGGCCAGGATGAGGGGCAGATCCTTCTGCCATCCGGTGCCGGCCAGGCCCATGCTCTGGAGCACCGCCTGGATGCCCACCAGCTGCAGGGCGATGTAGGGCATGGTGGCGACAATCCCGGTGACCGCGACGGCCAGGGCGAGCATGCTCGAGCCGTGGCGCACCCGTACGAAGTCGCTCGGCGTGACGGCGCCGTGCCTGCGGCAGACCGACCACAGCCTCGGCATGATCACGAAGATGAGCGGATAGATCACGATCGTGTACGGCACGGCATAGAACCCGATCGCGCCCATGCCATATACCAGCGCCGGAATGGCGATGAACGTGTACGCGGTGTACACGTCGCCGCCGAGCAGGAACCACGTGATGAAGGCGCCGAAGCCGCGGCCGCCGAGTCCCCACTCGTCGAGGTTGGCGAGGTCGTGGGCCCGACGCCACCGGACGGCGGCGAAGCCCATCACCGCCACGGCCATGAAGAGGAGGGCGAAGATTGCGAGCTCGACCGACTGGATGCCGCGGTGGGGCATCAGGAGCTCACCTGCGCAGGGGTGCGATCAGCCGATGCTGCGGGCTCGGCTCGCTCTCTGGTGAAGACGTACACCACAGCGGTGAGCACGGCCCCGACAATCACCCACAACAGCTGGTACCAGTAGAAGAACGGGAAGCCCCACAGCTCGGGTGTCGCCCGGGCGTAGAAGCTGGGCACGAGGACAGCGGGAAACTGGAGCAGGAGCAGGATGTACCAGAGTCGTCGGAGTGGCGACGACCGTCGTCGGCCGGTCGGCTCCCCCGCCACGGAGTCGCCCCCCCGACCGACAGGCTCCTCAGCCACCAACACCTCCCGCGGCGGCCCACCAAACTCGCACCGCTCCTATGGGTAGGCGAGCCGCGCTGACTGGGCCCTACCCACCCCAGGCGGGAGCGAAACCGGCCGGCTGTATGTCATTGGGCAGCCAAGCTCGCCATCTGGGAGCATGATGCCCGCACAGCGATGAGGGGGTCACGTGGCGAGCTGGACGTTCGAACCCGGTCACACCGAGGCTGGCTTTCGGGCCCGCCACATGATGGTGACCTGGGTCCGAGGCCTGTTCAAAGACATCCGCGGGACGCTCGAGTTCGACCCCGCCGACCCTCTGGCTGCGAGCTTCCAGGGCGAGATCGACGCCGCGAAGGTCTGGACCGGCCAGCCGGAGCGGGATGCCCACCTGCGTAGCGCCGACTTCTTCGATGTCGAGCGCTACCCGACGATCTCGTTCCGGGGGCGAACAACGGAGCGCACCGGTGACACGCACGGCCGGGTGACCGCCGAGTTGACCATCCGAGGCATCAGCCACGAGGTGCCTTTGGACGTGTCCTACCTCGGACAATGGGAGACGCCCTTCTGGGTCGGAGACGAGAACAGAGGCACGCTGCACCGCGCCGGCTTCGAAGCTCGGACGAGGATCGACCGCCATCAGTTCGGCGTCTCCTGGCAGGACCGACTGCCGGGAGCGGGCGTCGTGGTGGGTAACGAGATCGACGTGGTGCTCGACGTCGAGGCCGTCCTCGACGAGGATCTCGAGCGGACGGGCGCGATCGCGTACTACCGCGGCGAGTCCTGACCGACGAGCTACTTGGGTTGTCGCCCCCGGCCCGGACGGATGGGGGCGATGGCGGGTGTGTGGATTCGGCGAGGCCCCGACCACAGCGCGGGGACGGCGTCGACGGCGGCCGCCACCGCGTACGCCGTCTGCTCGTAGTTGAGCCGCCAGCCGACGAAATCGGGCCAGGCGTCGGCGGCTTCGCGCTCGATCGGGAAGTTGACGTCCTTCATGCGGTCGATCGCGTCCAGGAACTCCTGATAGGTGAGGGTGATCTCACCATTTGGATCAGGCTCGCTCGGCACGTCGATGCCCATCGCCCTGGCGATCTCGTTGAAGCACTGGAATCCTGCCCGCAGGAAGAGACGCGCCGGTACGACCGGCGCCGCCCCCGGGGAGAGGGCCAGGAACAGCGCCGCAGAGTCCAACGTGGCGAGCAGCGCAGTCACCCACGACGACAGGGGCCGGGGCGAACGGAAGCGCACCAAGGGAAGGTAGGTGGTGTGACTCTCCGCGACGTCGGCCGCCCAGCGTTCCCACCGGGTGTACAGCTCAGGCAGGGTGTCGAGGGTCGATAGGCCGGATCCGAGCGCGTAGTGCGTCCGGCCCAGCAGCTCGGGGCCCCACGACGGGACGCCGGCGCGCGCGTTCAGCAGCGCCACCTCGGTCTCCCTGCGGTTGAAGGCCGAGTACAGGGTGGGCAGGTAGGCGATCTGCAGCGTGATGATCACCAGGCCGGTCGCGGCGGCGGCGCAGACGATCGCCACCGGCGCTGCACCCCGCGGTACGGCGAAGCCGAGGGTGAACAGAGAGGAACCTGCGGCGGTGAGCGCTGACGTCACCCCACCGGTCGCGAATGGCCAGAGCAGCAGGGCGTACCCGACGAAGGCGAACACCATCCAGACGGCCAGCTGCGCCAGCAGGATCGTCGCTGCCTCTGCAGCCAGCACCCGGTCCCGCCGTCGGTAGTCGGCGGTGGTGGAGGTCGCCAGACGGAATGCGCGGTTCACGGCCCCCTGCACCCATCCGATGAGCCAGCCGCCGACCCGGCGGGGGACGATGAGGGTCCCGATCACGCTGGCCACCGCCGCCACCACGAGCAGGCCGCCGACGACTGCAGCCGCCGATCGGGCTGCGAGCGGTACCACCATGGGCTCTCCTTCGGTCAACAAGTCGGCCGAACCCACTCCGCCCGGCCATGCCCATCACTCGTGGAGCCAGGGCTCGTGCCATCGCGAGATTCCGGCTACGAGCCGGTTCGCGCCGCGGGGTCCCCAGGAGCCTTGCTGGTAGATCTCGAGGGGGGGCGGGACCTCGAGCAGTGGCTCCACGATCCGCCATGTCTCCTCGACGCTGTCCTCTCTGGTGAACAGGCTCGGGTCGCCGTGCAGGGCGTCCGAGAGCAGACGCTCGTACGGCCCCGGCGCCT
It encodes:
- a CDS encoding DUF3311 domain-containing protein, translated to MAEEPVGRGGDSVAGEPTGRRRSSPLRRLWYILLLLQFPAVLVPSFYARATPELWGFPFFYWYQLLWVIVGAVLTAVVYVFTRERAEPAASADRTPAQVSS
- a CDS encoding YceI family protein, with amino-acid sequence MASWTFEPGHTEAGFRARHMMVTWVRGLFKDIRGTLEFDPADPLAASFQGEIDAAKVWTGQPERDAHLRSADFFDVERYPTISFRGRTTERTGDTHGRVTAELTIRGISHEVPLDVSYLGQWETPFWVGDENRGTLHRAGFEARTRIDRHQFGVSWQDRLPGAGVVVGNEIDVVLDVEAVLDEDLERTGAIAYYRGES